AAGAGATCTTCGACTTTTTGGCCGGGCACGGACGTTGGACTGCGGCCACCGAATCGGCGGGTTGATCGGCGGAAACGGATCACGGACGATTGCCGGTTTTTGACGTTGCGTCGCCAAGCCGTGACGCTACACTACGCGGCGAATCTTTGAATAAAGCAGTGTATTAGGACGAGACATTCAGTCGAATGACCATTTCGAAAGAACGTAAACAAGAACTGATCGGCGAACACGGCCACGAAAACGGTGACACCGGAAGCCCGGAAGTCCAAATCGCCATTTTGACCGAGCGAATCAACGGCCTGACCGAACACATGCGAACGCACCGCAAGGATTACGCGTCGCGTCGTGGTTTGCTGGGACTGGTCAGCCGTCGCCGTCGCCTGTTGGATTACGTCCGTGGCGGCGATCCCCAGCGTTATCTGGATATCATTGGAAAACTGGGCATTCGTAAATAGCCCAAAAGGGCCGCGACCCGAGCGACGATGGCAACAGCCGCTTTTCAGTTCGCCCGAGTCGGGCGGCCCGGCTTCCACCTGTTTTCCATCATCTTTCGTTCGGGCGCCGGCTTTCTGACGCGGCGATGTGATAGGCTCGCGCCCGGCTTGACCGTCGGCTCGGAATGCCCCGCCTGATCTTGGGCAGCTTTCGGCACGACCTTCTTGCAGTCTCTGGCTGATCGAATTGCCGCCCCCCCCGTCGCTTTTCGGGCTGGGGTGCCGCTGTCTTGACATTCGGCAACCCGTCGCGAATGCGGCTGTCCGGTCTGGGTGGAACCGGAATCTGTTGTCTGTTTGTATTAGAGAGAAGTAGAAGTGACTGTGAATAAAGTTCGCGTGGAGCGAAAGATCGGACGTCAAGTGTTGTCGTTCGAAACCGGCCAGTTGGCCAAGCAAGCCGCCGGCAGCGTGCTGGTGCAATACGGCGACACGACGGTGCTGGTCGCCGCCGCCAGTGGCCCGCCACGACCGGGAATTGATTTTTTCCCGCTGATGTGTGACTACCGCGAGCGATTGGCCGCGGCTGGTAAATTCCCCGGCGGATTCTTGAAACGTGAAGGCCGCCCGAGCACCAAGGAAACGCTGAGCGCGCGGCTGATGGACCGCCCGATTCGTCCGCTGTGGCCCAACGGCTACAAGGACGAAGTCCAAGTGCAAGCCTTTGTTATCGCCAGCGATCTTCAAAACGACGGCGATGTGTTGGCCATGAACGGTGCCGGTGCCGCCCTGCACATCAGCCCCCTGCCCTTCAAGGGTCCGGTCGCCAGCGTCCGCGTCGGCAAAGTCGATGGCGAACTGATCGCGTTCCCGACACACGACGACTTGGTCGAAAGTGAACTGGACATGATCGTCAGTGGTGACCGCGAAATGGTCGCCATGATCGAAGGCTTCGCCAACGAGATGCCCGAAGACCAGATGGTCGAAGCGATCCAGTTCGCACACAAGACGATCCGCGAAGTGATCGAGCTGCAGGAAGAGCTGTATGAAAAGGTCAATCCGCAAAAGATCGAATACGTCGAACCGGAAGACGACGGTCTGTTGCAACGTCTGACGGACACCTATTACGACGAATTCAAGGCCGCCCAACAAACGTCCGGCAAGCTGGAACGTGCCGAAGCCGTTCGCGCGCTGCGTGATCGTGCGATGGGCGAAGTGATCCCCGATCCCAGCGCAGAAGGCGCGATCGACGTCAATCGCTTCAAGTCCGTCTGGCATGACTTGGAAGAAAAGGTCGTCCGCGATCTGATCATCGCCGGCACCCGACCCGACGGACGTGACCGTGAAAGCCTGCGTCCGATCTACTGCGAAACGGACCTGTTGCCGCGAGTCCACGGTTCGGCCTTGTTCCAACGTGGCGAAACCCAGGCATTGATCACGATCGCACTGGGAACCGCACGCGACGAACAACGCGTCGACGGCTTGCAGGATGAGTACAGCAAGAAGTTCATGCTGGACTACAACTTTCCGTCCTTCTCGGTCGGTGAATGTCGTCCGATCCGCGGTCCGGGACGTCGTGAAATCGGTCACGGTGCGTTGGCCGAACGAAGCGTTGCACCGGTGTTGCCCGGCGCGGACGATTTCCCCTACACGATTCGTGTGATCAGCGATATCACCGAATCCAACGGGTCCAGC
The Crateriforma spongiae DNA segment above includes these coding regions:
- the rpsO gene encoding 30S ribosomal protein S15, whose product is MTISKERKQELIGEHGHENGDTGSPEVQIAILTERINGLTEHMRTHRKDYASRRGLLGLVSRRRRLLDYVRGGDPQRYLDIIGKLGIRK
- the pnp gene encoding polyribonucleotide nucleotidyltransferase codes for the protein MTVNKVRVERKIGRQVLSFETGQLAKQAAGSVLVQYGDTTVLVAAASGPPRPGIDFFPLMCDYRERLAAAGKFPGGFLKREGRPSTKETLSARLMDRPIRPLWPNGYKDEVQVQAFVIASDLQNDGDVLAMNGAGAALHISPLPFKGPVASVRVGKVDGELIAFPTHDDLVESELDMIVSGDREMVAMIEGFANEMPEDQMVEAIQFAHKTIREVIELQEELYEKVNPQKIEYVEPEDDGLLQRLTDTYYDEFKAAQQTSGKLERAEAVRALRDRAMGEVIPDPSAEGAIDVNRFKSVWHDLEEKVVRDLIIAGTRPDGRDRESLRPIYCETDLLPRVHGSALFQRGETQALITIALGTARDEQRVDGLQDEYSKKFMLDYNFPSFSVGECRPIRGPGRREIGHGALAERSVAPVLPGADDFPYTIRVISDITESNGSSSMATVCGATLGLMASGVPISNPVAGISVGLVQDKDNKDSWVLLTDILGTEDHFGDMDFKIAGTQNGITGIQLDLKITGISEEIIRATLKQSRLARIEILKKMLTTIPRPRREIAATAPRLLRTKISPDKIGALIGPGGKNIRTIQETTGSVIEVDDDGTVLVASSDKQSAEDAMRQVEACTATVQIGKIYDGTVSSIKEFGAFVEILPGRDGLVHISEMSSGFVSNIDSVIGVGDPMKVLVIDVDEHDRVKLSRRRALEELGEEDELAGAFESEGGGDRDRGDRDRGDDDRPRRRRGSSGGGGGRRNRRS